One Polypterus senegalus isolate Bchr_013 chromosome 10, ASM1683550v1, whole genome shotgun sequence DNA segment encodes these proteins:
- the LOC120537185 gene encoding G-protein coupled receptor 183-A-like, with product MELVKGRSLKCTYFQFSPIELSTMPEPDHRSALRRFLLMKYIQFLVLPSSHFLVSVLGMFGSLYIAMVLRSPSISRKCTTVFISNLVKADLFVLLKVALGLLSGVSNFRETLCCNLMTANQHSGCLLISCLSLEVLLISIFPIESRQLRTVRRARQASAIIWVVVLGEFMVLQAAESFQLFKHELGESYNMLVLLFQNLVWAVPFLQTISLSLGILLWIGNVFVYCVVYSRAPVKKQWNFKKQNLSYFNK from the coding sequence cAGCCCTATAGAATTATCGACTATGCCTGAGCCTGACCATAGAAGCGCATTACGACGGTTCCTTCTGATGAAATACATCCAGTTTCTGGTTCTTCCCTCTTCTCATTTTCTAGTCTCTGTCCTTGGGATGTTTGGAAGCCTTTACATTGCTATGGTATTGAGATCTCCATCCATCTCTCGCAAGTGCACCACTGTGTTCATCTCCAATCTGGTGAAAGCAGACCTTTTTGTATTGCTGAAAGTTGCTCTCGGACTGCTTTCTGGTGTGTCGAACTTCAGAGAAACTCTGTGCTGCAACCTCATGACTGCCAACCAGCACAGTGGCTGCTTACTTATTAGTTGCCTCAGTTTAGAAGTTCTGCTCATCTCTATATTTCCCATAGAGTCCAGACAACTTAGGACAGTTCGGCGTGCACGGCAAGCCTCTGCCATCATATGGGTAGTGGTACTAGGCGAGTTCATGGTGCTTCAGGCTGCTGAGAGTTTCCAGCTATTTAAACATGAATTAGGCGAGAGTTATAACATGCTGGTTTTGCTTTTCCAAAACTTGGTTTGGGCAGTTCCATTTCTTCAGACCATTTCCTTATCCTTAGGGATACTCTTATGGATTGGCAatgtttttgtgtattgtgtGGTCTACTCTCGCGCACCAGTGAAGAAACaatggaattttaaaaaacagaatttaagtTACTTTAACAAATGA